In one window of Henckelia pumila isolate YLH828 chromosome 1, ASM3356847v2, whole genome shotgun sequence DNA:
- the LOC140876076 gene encoding mogroside IIIx synthase-like, with protein sequence MEMKNGNKLSILMFPWIAHGHVFPYLQLSKNLANKNFHVYFCSTAINLDSIKNSIQQQYSDSIQLVELRLPSFPDLPPHFHTTKNVPPNLMPTLSKAFQMSISSFTDIITHLKPDSLIYDVFQPWAAEIASSMNIPAIHFATTGAAAYSFFYHNFFVKDSAFPYPAMYLQDFERRAVQATIARIERDEKDKNSLFGHFELSYDIILMKTCRGIEGKYVDYLSALCKKNVLPAGPLITQSNKDENCSEIMEWLSSKPELSTVFISFGSENYLSKDQMEEIAKGLELCNVNFIWVVRSPLGKTMNIEEAMPKVFLDIVKKRGMIVQGWAPQAKILAHNSVGAFVSHCGMSSTIESSYFGVPVIAIPLKLDQPLNARLLVEAGVGVEVARDEDGNFRGDEFADAINKVIAEPSGEKLRLRAKELSEKMKHEEEEYMDQAAEQLLQDTRSKSSDHH encoded by the exons ATGGAGATGAAAAATGGAAACAAACTCAGTATCCTTATGTTTCCATGGATTGCACATGGCCATGTATTCCCATATCTTCAACTATCCAAGAATCTTGCAAACAAGAACTTCCACGTATACTTCTGTTCCACAGCAATCAACCTTGATTCAATCAAAAACTCAATTCAACAACAATATTCTGATTCAATCCAACTAGTTGAACTTCGATTACCATCCTTCCCCGATCTTCCTCCGCACTTCCACACGACGAAAAACGTGCCCCCGAATCTCATGCCAACGCTTTCCAAGGCCTTTCAAATGTCCATCTCCAGCTTCACTGATATCATCACCCATCTGAAGCCGGACTCGTTGATATACGACGTTTTCCAACCGTGGGCTGCCGAAATTGCCTCGTCAATGAACATTCCGGCAATCCATTTCGCCACCACGGGGGCTGCGGCTTATTCATTCTTTTATCATAACTTCTTCGTTAAAGATTCGGCCTTCCCTTATCCGGCGATGTACCTTCAAGACTTCGAAAGGAGGGCGGTGCAGGCTACGATTGCTAGAATTGAAAGAGATGAGAAAGACAAGAATTCACTGTTTGGCCACTTTGAACTATCTTATGACATCATTTTGATGAAGACATGCAGGGGAATTGAAGGGAAGTATGTGGATTATTTGTCTGCTCTGTGCAAGAAAAACGTTTTACCAGCTGGTCCTCTCATTACACAATCTAACAAGGATGAAAATTGTTCAGAGATCATGGAATGGCTAAGTAGCAAACCCGAGCTTTCGACGGTGTTCATTTCTTTTGGCAGTGAAAACTACTTGTCTAAAGATCAAATGGAGGAGATAGCAAAAGGGTTGGAGCTTTGCAACGTTAACTTCATATGGGTCGTAAGATCTCCTCTCGGAAAGACGATGAACATCGAAGAGGCAATGCCGAAGGTGTTTCTGGATATAGTTAAGAAAAGAGGCATGATTGTGCAGGGATGGGCGCCACAAGCTAAAATCTTGGCACACAATAGTGTAGGCGCTTTTGTGAGTCACTGTGGGATGAGTTCTACAATCGAAAGCTCTTATTTCGGCGTGCCGGTTATCGCCATACCATTGAAACTCGACCAGCCTCTGAATGCTAGGCTTCTGGTAGAGGCTGGTGTTGGTGTTGAGGTTGCAAGAGATGAGGATGGAAATTTCAGGGGAGATGAGTTTGCGGACGCGATAAATAAGGTTATTGCGGAGCCGAGTGGCGAAAAGTTGAGGCTGAGGGCGAAGGAATTGAGTGAGAAGATGAAACATGAAGAAGAAGAGTACATGGATCAAGCAGCGGAGCAGCTGTTGCAG GACACTAGATCGAAGAGCTCGGATCATCATTGA